The DNA region GCGGCGCCGTGACCCTGCCGCACGGACTGGGCAAGGAAGTGCGCGTGGCCGCGTTCTGCAAGGGCGACAAGCAGGCTGAAGCCAAGGAAGCCGGCGCCGACTTTGTGGGCGACGAGGACCTGATTGAACAGGTCAAGGGCGGTTTCCTGGACTTCGACAAGGCCGTGGCCACCCCGGACATGATGGCCAAGGTCGGTCAGATCGGCCGCATCCTCGGCCCCCGTGGCCTGATGCCCAACGCCAAGACCGGCACCGTCACCTTCGAGATCGGCAATGCCGTCAAGGAGATGAAGGCCGGCCGCGTGGAGTTCAAGGTGGACAAGGCCGGCGTGCTGCACGCACCCCTGGGCAAGGTCTCCTTTGGGCAGGAAAAGCTCATCGACAACCTGCGCGCCCTGGTGGACTCCGTGAACCGGCTCAAGCCGTCCGCGGCCAAGGGCACGTACATGAAAACCATGGCGCTTGCGACCACCATGGGTCCCGGCATCAAGGTGGACCCCCTGACCATTCGCAAGCTCTCCGAGGGCTAAGCCCTCACCGGAAGCGAGTCAAAGAGCTGGCGGCGGACGTTTCCGCCGCCAGCTTTACTCATAGATACATGACGTATTGGTTATTGAACCAGAAAGGGAAGAGTCGAAGAAAGCAGGCGGGGCGCACAGCGCACCCTTAATCTCCTGCCGAGACATGGCTTTGGCTCATCTCTTTCCACCTCAACCCTGACAAGGAGCCAGGCACGTGAACAGAGCCGAGAAGGCCGAAGTCGTAGAGGCCATCAAGGCGAAGGCGGACGGAGCACGTATCGCCATCGTGACCGACTTCAAGGGCATGAAGGTGGAAGAGACCACCGCGTTAAGGGTCAAGCTCCGCGAAGCGGGCGTCGACTATCAAGTCGTCAAAAACACCCTGGCACGGATCGCTTTCACCGGTGGCGCCCACGAGGTCTTGAACGACAAGCTCAAGGAAACGTGCGCCGTTGCCTTCGGTTACGAGGATCCTGTTGTCGCTGCGAAAGTTCTGGTGGACTTCGCCAAAGGCAACAAGAAGTTCTCGATTCGCTACGCCAGTCTGATGGGCTCGTACATCGAGGAGAAGGGTATTGAAGACCTCTCCAAGCTGCCCGGAAGACCGGAGCTGCTCGCCAAGCTCTTGGGCACCATGAATGCGGTGCCTCAGAACTTTGTGGGGCTGCTCGCCAACGTCCCCCGCTCTTTCCTCAACGTCCTTACCGCTATCAAGGACCAGAAAGAAGCGGCGTAAACCGAAACCAAGCCAAAGCTTATCATCATTGAAGGAGTTCTTCCCATGGCCGATATCACCAAAGAGCAAGTGATCGAATTTATTTCCGAAATGACCGTCCTCGACCTCGCCGAGCTCATCAAGGAGCTCGAGGAGAAGTTCGGTGTCTCCGCTGCCGCTCCCGTGGCTGCCGTGGCCGCCATGCCTGGCGCCGGCGGTGGCGAGGCTGCTGCTGAAGAGGAAGAGAAGACCGAGTTCGACGTCATTCTCAAGGCTGCCGGCGGCAACAAGATCGCCGTCATCAAGGTTGTCCGCGCCCTGACCGGCCTGGGCCTCAAGGAAGCCAAGGCCAAGGTGGACGAGGCTCCCCAGGCGATCAAGGAAGCCGTCTCCAAGGACGACGCCGAGGAAGCCAAGAAGCAGCTCGAAGAAGCCGGCGCCGAAGTCGAGGTCAAGTAAGACCGTTTCGGACCGTGAAGGTTTTGCGGGGCGCCGGAATGCGGCGCCCCGCTTTTTTGTCTAAATTGGAAAAAAAGTACTTGCGCAGTTGCCCGAGAAGCCTTATACAGGGAATTTACAGAAGCTTCTGATGACATGTGTATTCTCACGTGCCATCCTCATCGTCCCGGGAATTCGAATATCAATCTATGACAAATACTTCCCGTTGACGGGTGCCTTCCGCGCGTCCGGATGTACCAATGCCCTCTATGAGGCTAGCGGTCTGTCCGGTTCGTGCGTATTTTTTTCCTCTCAACCTATCCTGCCGAGGGTGTCATGACCCAGCTTGTCAAGAAATTCGGTAAGATCGAAAACACCCTGCCCATCCCCCACCTGCTCGACTTGCAGGTCGAGTCCTACAAGCAGTTCTTGCAGTACGACGCGGCTGAGCGCAAGTCGGACATGGGGCTCGAGGGTGTTTTCCGGTCCGTCTTCCCCATCGAGGATTTCAACAAGACCGCCAGCCTCGAGTATGTCAGCTACGAGATCTTTGATCCAGAGTATGACGAAGCCGAGTGCATGTCCAAGGGCCTCACCTTCGAGGCGCCTATTCGCATCATGGTGCGCCTCGTTGTCTACGATGTGGACGAGGAGTCGGGCAACCGCACCATCCGTGACATCAAGGAGCAGCCCATCTATTTCGGGAAGATCCCCCTGATGACAGATAAGGGGACCTTCATTGTCAATGGCACCGAGCGTGTCATCGTCAACCAGTTGCAGCGCTCGCCCGGCATCATCTTCGAGCACGACTCCGGCCGCTCCCACTCCAGCCGCCGCGTCCTCTACTCCTGCCGGATCATTCCCATGCGCGGCTCCTGGCTCGACTTCGACTTCGACCATAAGGACATCCTCTACGTCCGCATCGACCGCCGTCGCAAGATGCCGGCCACCATCCTGTTCAAGGCAATGGGCATGGGCAAGCAGGAGATCCTCGACTATTTCTACCAGAAGGAACACTTCCGTCTGGATGGCGAGGCCGTGCTCTGGGAGATCGAGGACGGCTTCTTCCGAAAGGAGAAGGCCGCGGCCGAGGTCAAGAACGCCGAAGGCGAGGTTATCGTCAAGGAAGGGCAGATCATCAACAAGCGCCTCTTCCGGATGATGCTCAAGAACAACACCGAGGCCATGCAGGTCGATCCTTCCGTGCTCGACGGCCTGTACCTTTCCGAGGATATTGTCGACCCGAGCACCGGCGAGGTCATCGCCGAGGCCGGCGACGAGATCACCGGCGAGATCGTGGAAAACATGCGCGAGGCCGAGATCAATCGCTTCGCCGTGCTGCATACCCGCGGCTCGGACGTGTCGCCCTCCATGCGCGACACCCTGATGCTCGACAAGACCACCGACGCCGAAAGTGCGCGGATCGAAATATACCGCAGGCTGCGTCCTTCCTCGCCGCCTACCCCGGAGATTGCGGAGTCCTTCTTTGACAACCTCTTCCGCAACCCGGACTACTACGACCTCTCCGCCGTGGGTCGCTACAAGCTCAACAGTCGCCTCGGTCTGGACCGGCCGCTGGAAGAGCGCACCCTGTCGGACGACGATATTCTCGAGTCCATCAAGCAGCTCTGCAAGCTGAAGGACTCCCACGGCCCGGCCGACGATATCGACCACCTGGGCAACCGCCGCGTGCGGCCTGTGGGCGAGCTCGTGGAGAACCAGTACCGCATCGGCCTGGTGCGCATGGAGCGCGCCATCAAGGAGCGCATGAGCCTCCAGGAAGTGGCCACGCTGATGCCCCACGACCTCATCAACCCCAAGCCCGTGGCTGCCGTGCTCAAGGAGTTCTTCGGAACTTCGCAGCTCTCGCAGTTCATGGACCAGACCAACTCCCTGTCCGAGGTCACCCATAAGCGGCGTCTCTCGGCACTGGGCCCCGGCGGCCTCACCCGCGAGCGCGCGGGCTTCGAAGTGCGCGACGTGCACACCTCGCACTACGGCCGCATCTGTCCCATCGAGACTCCTGAAGGTCCGAACATCGGCCTCATCGTCTCGCTGACTACATACTCCCGCGTCAACGACTACGGCTTTATCGAGACCCCGTACCGCGTGGTCAAGGACAGCCAGGTCACCGACGAGGTCTTCTACCTGGACGCCACCCGCGAAGCCGACCACGTCATCGCCCAGGCCAACGCGCCACTGGACGACGAAAAGCGCTTCGTCAATCCGCTGGTCGTTACCCGCGTGAAGGGCGACGTGCTCATGAGCCCCAAGGAAGAAGTGACGCTCATGGACATCGCGCCGTCGCAGATGGTCTCCGTGTCCGCGGCGCTCATTCCCTTCCTGGAGCACGACGACGCCAACCGCGCACTCATGGGTTCCAACATGCAGCGCCAGGCAGTGCCGCTGCTGCGCACCGAGATTCCACTGGTGGGCACGGGCATGGAAGCCGTCGTGGCTCAGGACTCCGGTTCCTGCGTCATCGCCGAGCAGGCCGGCACGGTCTACTACGCCGACGCCGACCGCATCATCATGGGCTACGGCGACAACGCGCCCAAGTATGAGAAGACCGGCGGCGTGAAGACCTACGAGCTGCAGAAGTTCCACAAGTCGAACCAGAACTCCTGCTTCGGCCAGAAGCCGCGCGTGGTTACCGGCCAGGTCGTGGACAAGGGCGAGATCCTTGCCGACGGTCCGGGCATCAAGGACGGCGAGTTGGCTCTGGGCAAGAACCTGCTCGTGGCGTTCATGCCCTGGTGCGGTTACAACTTCGAGGACTCCATCCTCATCTCCGAGCGCGTGGTCAAGGAGGACGTCTACACCTCCGTGCACATCGAGGAGTTCGAGGTGGTCGCCCGCGACACCAAGCTTGGACCGGAGGAGGTCACCCGCGACATCCCCAACGTCAGCGAAGAGATGCTCCGCAACCTCGATGAGAGCGGCATCATCCGCATCGGCGCCAACGTGAAGGCGGACGACATCCTGGTGGGTAAGATCACGCCCAAGGGCGAGACCCAGCTCACTCCGGAAGAGAAGCTGCTGCGCGCCATCTTCGGCGACAAGGCCCGCGACGTGAAGAACACCTCCCTCAAGGTTCCGCCGGGAATCGAGGGCACCATCATCGACGTCAAGGTCTTCAATCGCCGCTCCGGCGAGAAGGACGACCGCTCCCGCGCCATCGAGGACATGGAGCTGGCCAAGATGGACCGCGTGGAAGCCAAAAACGTCTACGCCATCACCCAGACCCTGCGCGAGAAGATCTGGACCTTCATCGAGAACAAGCAGCTGGGCACCAACCTCATGGGCAAGAAGAAGGGCCAGGTCCTTGCCGAGGCCGGCCACTCCATGACCCGCGAGATGCTGGACGAGGTGCCGATCAAGAAGCTCGCCGGCATGTTCAAGTCCAAGGAAGTGAACGAGCAGCTGCAGACCCTGATCGACGATTACGACCGCCAGGTGAAGGTGATCAAGACGCTGTACGACCAGAAACGCTCCCGGGTGACCGAGGGCGACGACCTGCCTCCCGGCGTCATCAAGATGGTCAAGGTCCACATCGCCGTGAAGCGCAAGCTCTCCGTGGGCGATAAGATGGCCGGCCGCCACGGCAACAAGGGCGTCGTCTCCTGCATTCTGCCGGAAGAGGACATGCCCTTCTTCGCCGACGGCACGCCGATGGACATCGTGCTCAACCCGCTGGGCGTGCCTTCGCGTATGAACATCGGGCAGATCATGGAGACCCACCTGGGCCGCGGCGCGCGCGAGATCGGCGCGTTGATTGCGGAAAAGGCCAAGGAGCTGACCGCTCCGGACGTGCTGCGCAAGGACGTCAAGGAGCTGCTCGGCTCGCGGGAGATGGATCCGGTCATCGATGCCATGAGCGACGAGGATCTGCTTGCGGCGTGCAAGAATGTCGAGCGCGGCATCCTGACCAAGACGCCGGTCTTTGACGGCGCCAGCGAGGACGAGATCTGGGGCCTTCTGTCCCAGGCCGGCCTGCCCGACGACGGCAAGTCCGTGCTTTACGACGGCCGCACCGGCGATCCGTTCCACAACCGTGTCACCGTGGGCATCATGTACATGCTCAAGCTGCACCACCTCGTGGATGAGAAAATCCACGCCCGCTCCACCGGCCCGTACTCTCTCGTTACGCAGCAGCCTCTGGGCGGTAAGGCCCAGTTCGGCGGCCAGCGTCTCGGTGAGATGGAGGTCTGGGCCCTGGAAGCGTATGGCGCGGCGCACCTGCTGCAGGAGTTCCTCACGGTCAAGTCCGACGACGTCACCGGACGCGTCAAGATGTACGAGAAGATCGTGAAGGGCGATAACTTCCTGGAAGCAGGCCTGCCCGAGTCGTTCAACGTCCTGGTCAAGGAGCTCATGAGCCTCGGCCTCGACGTGAACCTTATCGAAGAGGAACGCAAGAAGGCGAAGCGCGCCCAGTAGCGCACGCCTCGCGGTCCCCTGGTTACAGACGTCAACCCTCAAACGAGTGGGGTTTTAATAATGAGCTTGGATGATCTCTTTTCGTTCCGCGGCGCCTCGGCGACCAGTGTCACCAGCCGGTCCCTGAAGGCCATCAAGATCTCCATCGCTTCCCCGGAGTCCATCCGGGAATGGTCGTACGGCGAGGTCAAAAAGCCGGAAACCATCAACTACCGGACCTTCAAGCCCGAACGTGACGGCCTCTTCTGCGCCAAGATCTTCGGGCCGGTGAAGGACTACGAGTGCAACTGCGGCAAGTACAAGCGCATGAAGCACCGTGGCATTGTCTGCGAGAAATGCGGCGTCGAGGTTATCGCCTCCAAGGTGCGTCGCGAGCGCATGGGCCACATCGAGCTCGCCGCTCCGGTAGCGCACATCTGGTTCCTCAAGACGCTGCCGTCCAAGATCGGCACGCTGCTCGACATGACCATGGCCGACCTGGAGAAGGTGCTGTACTTCGACTCCTACGTGGTGCTCGACCCCGGCAACACCACCCTGACCAAGCTGCAGGTGATCTCCGAAGATCAGTACCTGCAGGTCATCGACTACTACGGCGAGGACGCCATTGTAGTGGGAATGGGCGCCGAGGCGATCCGCTCCCTGCTTGAGGAGCTGAACCTGGAGCAGCTCCGAGCCGAGCTGCGCGAGGAGTCGCAGACCACCCGTTCCCAGACCAAGAAAAAGAAGATCACGAAGCGGCTCAAGATCATTGAGGCGTTCATCGATTCCGGCAACAAGCCCGAGTGGATCGTCATGGAGGTTGTCCCCGTGATTCCGCCGGAGCTGCGGCCTCTCGTGCCTCTGGACGGCGGCCGTTTCGCCACCAGCGACCTCAACGATCTCTACCGCCGGGTGATCAACCGTAACAACCGCCTGAAGCGGCTCATGGAGCTGGGTGCGCCGGATATCATCATCCGCAACGAAAAGCGCATGCTTCAGGAAGCCGTGGACGCGCTCTTTGACAACGGCCGCCGCGGCCGCGCCATCACCGGCACCAACGGCCGTCCGCTCAAGTCCCTCTCGGACATGATCAAGGGCAAGCAGGGCCGGTTCCGCCAGAACCTGCTGGGCAAACGCGTGGACTACTCCGGCCGCTCCGTCATCGTGGTTGGTCCCAAGCTGAAGCTGCACCAGTGCGGCCTGCCCAAGAAGATGGCCCTGGAGCTGTTCAAGCCGTTCATCTACTCCGAGCTGGAGAAGCGCGACCTCGCCTCCACCATCAAGTCTGCCAAGAAGATGGTCGAGCGCGAAGAGCTGGTGGTGTGGGACATCCTGGAAGAGGTGGTGCGGGAGTACCCCATCCTCCTCAACCGCGCTCCCACGCTGCACCGTCTGGGCATCCAAGCATTCGAGCCCACCCTGGTTGAGGGTAAGGCCATCCAGCTGCACCCGCTGGTCTGCTCCGCCTACAACGCGGACTTCGACGGCGACCAGATGGCCGTGCACGTGCCCCTCTCCGTGGAGGCGCAGATCGAGTGCCGCGTGCTGCTGATGAGCTCCAACAACATCCTCTCCCCGGCCAACGGCTCGCCGGTCATCGTCCCGTCGCAGGACATCGTTCTCGGTCTCTACTACATGACCGTGGAGCGTTCCTTCCTCAAGGGCGAAGGCAAGAAGTTCACCGCGCCGTGGGAGGTCATCGCGGCGTATGACGCCGGCACCCTGGACCTGCACGCGCGCATCAAGGTGCGCCTTGACGGCCAGCTGGTGGACACCACTCCCGGCCGCGTCATCGCCGGCCAGCTGCTGCCGGACGACGTGCCGTTCTCGGCTGTGAACAAGCTGCTCACCAAGAAGGCCATTGCCGGCCTGGTGGGCGAGGTCTACCGCGAGTCCGGGACCAAGGCCACGGTCATCCTCTGCGACAGGCTCAAGGACCTGGGGTACGAGTTCGCCACCCGCGCCGGCGTCACCATCGGCGTCAAGGACCTCTCCATCCCCTCGACCAAGCCGGCCATGCTGGAAAAGGCCCGCAACGAGGTGGACGAGATCGAGCACCAGTACCGCGAAGGCATCATCACCAAGACCGAGAAGTACAACAAGGTCGTGGACGTCTGGACCAAGGTCACCAACGACGTGTCCAACGAGATGATGCGCGAGATATCCAAGGATATCCTGGAGAACCCGGAGACGGGCGAGAAGGAGGAGAACATCTCCCTCAACCCGATCTTCATGATGAGCCACTCCGGTTCTCGTGGTAACCAGGACCAGATGCGTCAGCTCGCAGGTATGCGCGGCCTGATGGCCAAGCCTTCCGGCGAGATCATCGAGACGCCCATCACGTCGAGCTTCCGCGAAGGTCTTACGGTGCTCCAGTACTTCACCTCCACCCACGGCGCACGAAAGGGCCTGGCCGACACCGCGCTCAAGACCGCGAACTCCGGCTATCTCACCCGTCGTCTGGTGGACGTGGTGCAGGACGTCATCGTCATCGAGAACGACTGCGGCACCGTGGACGGCCTCGAAATGACGCACAACATCAAGGGTGGCGAGGTGAAGGTGCCTCTCAGCGAGCGCATCCTGGGCCGCGCCTTGCTCTTCCCGGTGTACGATCCCGAGACCGGGGACGAGCTCCTGCCGGGCAACGCGATCATCGACGAGGAATCCGCCCGGATGCTGGAAGACAAGGGCATCTCCTCGGTCATGGTCCGTTCGCCGCTCACCTGCCAGAGCCGTCAGGGCGTCTGCAGCCTGTGCTACGGCCGCGACCTGGCCCGCGGGCACATGGTCAACGTGGGCGAGACCGTGGGCATCATCGCCGCGCAGTCCATCGGCGAGCCCGGCACGCAGCTCACCATGCGTACGTTCCACATCGGCGGCACGGCTTCCCGCGAGGTCGAGCGCTCCTCCATCGCAGCGCAGCACAATGGCCACGTGTCCATGTCCCGCGTGAAGATGGTCAAGAACTCCGAGGGCCTGTACATGGTGCTCGGCAAGTCCGGCCAGGTGGGCGTTGTGGACGAGCAGGGCCGTGAACGCGAGCGCTACGTCCTGCCCACGGGCGCCAAGCTCTTTGTCGCCGCTGATCAGCAGGTGAAGAAGGGCGAGCTGCTGGCCGAATGGGACCCCTTCAACGAGCCCTTTGTCACGGACGTGGACGGCGAGCTGAAGTTCACCGACATCGTGGAAGGCAAGACCTATCAGGAGAAGGTGGACGAAGCCACGAAGATGGCCACCCAGACCATCATCGAGTACCGCACCACCAACTACAAGCCCTCCATCTCGGTTGTGGACGAGGACGGCAACCCCAAGATGCGGCCCGATTCGCATGTGCCGGCCGTGTACCAGCTGCCGGTGGGCGCCATCCTGATGATCCGCGACGGACAGAAGGTCAACGCCGGCGACATCATCGCCCGTAAGCCCCGCGAAACGTCCAAGACCAAGGACATCGTCGGTGGTCTGCCGCGCGTCGCCGAGCTCTTCGAGGTCCGCAAGCCCAAGGACATGGCCGTTGTCTCCGAGATCGACGGCATCGTGTCCTACGGCCAGGAGACCAAGGGCAAGCGCAAGATCATCGTCACGCCCGACACCGGAGACGCCAAGGAGTACCTGATCCCCAAGGGCAAGCACATCACCGTGTCCGACGGCGACTTTGTCGAGGCCGG from Oceanidesulfovibrio marinus includes:
- the rplA gene encoding 50S ribosomal protein L1; this encodes MAKGKKFKKAVDGIDTTVRHEIFEAMKLAVQSAYANFDESVDVAINLGVDPKYSDQMVRGAVTLPHGLGKEVRVAAFCKGDKQAEAKEAGADFVGDEDLIEQVKGGFLDFDKAVATPDMMAKVGQIGRILGPRGLMPNAKTGTVTFEIGNAVKEMKAGRVEFKVDKAGVLHAPLGKVSFGQEKLIDNLRALVDSVNRLKPSAAKGTYMKTMALATTMGPGIKVDPLTIRKLSEG
- the rplJ gene encoding 50S ribosomal protein L10, translating into MNRAEKAEVVEAIKAKADGARIAIVTDFKGMKVEETTALRVKLREAGVDYQVVKNTLARIAFTGGAHEVLNDKLKETCAVAFGYEDPVVAAKVLVDFAKGNKKFSIRYASLMGSYIEEKGIEDLSKLPGRPELLAKLLGTMNAVPQNFVGLLANVPRSFLNVLTAIKDQKEAA
- the rplL gene encoding 50S ribosomal protein L7/L12 — protein: MADITKEQVIEFISEMTVLDLAELIKELEEKFGVSAAAPVAAVAAMPGAGGGEAAAEEEEKTEFDVILKAAGGNKIAVIKVVRALTGLGLKEAKAKVDEAPQAIKEAVSKDDAEEAKKQLEEAGAEVEVK
- the rpoB gene encoding DNA-directed RNA polymerase subunit beta, with amino-acid sequence MTQLVKKFGKIENTLPIPHLLDLQVESYKQFLQYDAAERKSDMGLEGVFRSVFPIEDFNKTASLEYVSYEIFDPEYDEAECMSKGLTFEAPIRIMVRLVVYDVDEESGNRTIRDIKEQPIYFGKIPLMTDKGTFIVNGTERVIVNQLQRSPGIIFEHDSGRSHSSRRVLYSCRIIPMRGSWLDFDFDHKDILYVRIDRRRKMPATILFKAMGMGKQEILDYFYQKEHFRLDGEAVLWEIEDGFFRKEKAAAEVKNAEGEVIVKEGQIINKRLFRMMLKNNTEAMQVDPSVLDGLYLSEDIVDPSTGEVIAEAGDEITGEIVENMREAEINRFAVLHTRGSDVSPSMRDTLMLDKTTDAESARIEIYRRLRPSSPPTPEIAESFFDNLFRNPDYYDLSAVGRYKLNSRLGLDRPLEERTLSDDDILESIKQLCKLKDSHGPADDIDHLGNRRVRPVGELVENQYRIGLVRMERAIKERMSLQEVATLMPHDLINPKPVAAVLKEFFGTSQLSQFMDQTNSLSEVTHKRRLSALGPGGLTRERAGFEVRDVHTSHYGRICPIETPEGPNIGLIVSLTTYSRVNDYGFIETPYRVVKDSQVTDEVFYLDATREADHVIAQANAPLDDEKRFVNPLVVTRVKGDVLMSPKEEVTLMDIAPSQMVSVSAALIPFLEHDDANRALMGSNMQRQAVPLLRTEIPLVGTGMEAVVAQDSGSCVIAEQAGTVYYADADRIIMGYGDNAPKYEKTGGVKTYELQKFHKSNQNSCFGQKPRVVTGQVVDKGEILADGPGIKDGELALGKNLLVAFMPWCGYNFEDSILISERVVKEDVYTSVHIEEFEVVARDTKLGPEEVTRDIPNVSEEMLRNLDESGIIRIGANVKADDILVGKITPKGETQLTPEEKLLRAIFGDKARDVKNTSLKVPPGIEGTIIDVKVFNRRSGEKDDRSRAIEDMELAKMDRVEAKNVYAITQTLREKIWTFIENKQLGTNLMGKKKGQVLAEAGHSMTREMLDEVPIKKLAGMFKSKEVNEQLQTLIDDYDRQVKVIKTLYDQKRSRVTEGDDLPPGVIKMVKVHIAVKRKLSVGDKMAGRHGNKGVVSCILPEEDMPFFADGTPMDIVLNPLGVPSRMNIGQIMETHLGRGAREIGALIAEKAKELTAPDVLRKDVKELLGSREMDPVIDAMSDEDLLAACKNVERGILTKTPVFDGASEDEIWGLLSQAGLPDDGKSVLYDGRTGDPFHNRVTVGIMYMLKLHHLVDEKIHARSTGPYSLVTQQPLGGKAQFGGQRLGEMEVWALEAYGAAHLLQEFLTVKSDDVTGRVKMYEKIVKGDNFLEAGLPESFNVLVKELMSLGLDVNLIEEERKKAKRAQ
- the rpoC gene encoding DNA-directed RNA polymerase subunit beta' — encoded protein: MSLDDLFSFRGASATSVTSRSLKAIKISIASPESIREWSYGEVKKPETINYRTFKPERDGLFCAKIFGPVKDYECNCGKYKRMKHRGIVCEKCGVEVIASKVRRERMGHIELAAPVAHIWFLKTLPSKIGTLLDMTMADLEKVLYFDSYVVLDPGNTTLTKLQVISEDQYLQVIDYYGEDAIVVGMGAEAIRSLLEELNLEQLRAELREESQTTRSQTKKKKITKRLKIIEAFIDSGNKPEWIVMEVVPVIPPELRPLVPLDGGRFATSDLNDLYRRVINRNNRLKRLMELGAPDIIIRNEKRMLQEAVDALFDNGRRGRAITGTNGRPLKSLSDMIKGKQGRFRQNLLGKRVDYSGRSVIVVGPKLKLHQCGLPKKMALELFKPFIYSELEKRDLASTIKSAKKMVEREELVVWDILEEVVREYPILLNRAPTLHRLGIQAFEPTLVEGKAIQLHPLVCSAYNADFDGDQMAVHVPLSVEAQIECRVLLMSSNNILSPANGSPVIVPSQDIVLGLYYMTVERSFLKGEGKKFTAPWEVIAAYDAGTLDLHARIKVRLDGQLVDTTPGRVIAGQLLPDDVPFSAVNKLLTKKAIAGLVGEVYRESGTKATVILCDRLKDLGYEFATRAGVTIGVKDLSIPSTKPAMLEKARNEVDEIEHQYREGIITKTEKYNKVVDVWTKVTNDVSNEMMREISKDILENPETGEKEENISLNPIFMMSHSGSRGNQDQMRQLAGMRGLMAKPSGEIIETPITSSFREGLTVLQYFTSTHGARKGLADTALKTANSGYLTRRLVDVVQDVIVIENDCGTVDGLEMTHNIKGGEVKVPLSERILGRALLFPVYDPETGDELLPGNAIIDEESARMLEDKGISSVMVRSPLTCQSRQGVCSLCYGRDLARGHMVNVGETVGIIAAQSIGEPGTQLTMRTFHIGGTASREVERSSIAAQHNGHVSMSRVKMVKNSEGLYMVLGKSGQVGVVDEQGRERERYVLPTGAKLFVAADQQVKKGELLAEWDPFNEPFVTDVDGELKFTDIVEGKTYQEKVDEATKMATQTIIEYRTTNYKPSISVVDEDGNPKMRPDSHVPAVYQLPVGAILMIRDGQKVNAGDIIARKPRETSKTKDIVGGLPRVAELFEVRKPKDMAVVSEIDGIVSYGQETKGKRKIIVTPDTGDAKEYLIPKGKHITVSDGDFVEAGEMLTEGYPELHDILKIKGEKFLANYLVEEIQDVYRFQGVNINDKHIEVIVRQMLKKVNITDPGQTSFLAGEQVDKHRFMDENEACIKEGKTPASAEPMVLGITQASLTTDSFISAASFQETTKVLTEAALQGKEDPLRGLKENVIVGRLIPAGTGFRRYVDSEINVPEQPEKPDKFLEELEDNPLLIEE